GCCAACCAGAGCGGCGTCACCTCGCGGATGGAGTCGATCGTTGACGCGATTCTCGCCCACGGGCAAATTCGCATCAAGGCGATCTACTCGCCGGAGCACGGCTTTCGCGGCGACCGCGGTGCGGGCGCGGCGGTCGCGTCGTACGTCGATCCGCAGACGCACCTTCCCGTCTACAGCCTCTAC
The sequence above is drawn from the Candidatus Binatia bacterium genome and encodes:
- a CDS encoding exo-beta-N-acetylmuramidase NamZ domain-containing protein — encoded protein: MLRSRFLTGSAALAVAAGARVSAEPLPPARIELGDEAFLARVWRDLGNRSVGVIANQSGVTSRMESIVDAILAHGQIRIKAIYSPEHGFRGDRGAGAAVASYVDPQTHLPVYSLY